The Rhinoderma darwinii isolate aRhiDar2 chromosome 1 unlocalized genomic scaffold, aRhiDar2.hap1 SUPER_1_unloc_1, whole genome shotgun sequence DNA segment TCAATGTTCTTcaattcacctgtcagtggttttaatgttatgtctgatcggtgtatactgtatatggagGAGGACAGGGTGGGTCATCTCTATCATAGCGCTGTCATGGTCTCACAGAAAATCAATTACCAGTAAATGTAatcataaatataattttttttctccattcgcCATAACAGCACCAGGGCAAGGAAACTTGGGTGTATATAACCGTAGATCTTCCTCCAACATCTCAGCGGTTTCCCATACCTTGTAGAGGGGAAACTTAGAGAAGTTGTTTTCCTTACTACAGGTACTTTGTCTGACCGTGGGTTCCCTCTCATAAAATTTTTGACTTCCCATATAAGCAGAGGTTATTTTTCCAGGGCAATGACCTGGTACTACATTGGTTGGCACGGGGCACTTATAATAGGACCCCTGCGTCCTGCCGATTTCACGTGTATTCACATCCTTAAGAGGGAAatgcaattgaatactatggtggagcagaaAGCCATCGGTTCCCCGCCGTTCACTCTGGTAGTCCACAATAGGCCTGCAGCGTGCAAAGCACTGGGACCATGGTGCAGTTGGTTAGAAGCACAACATTGTCCTTTTGGCTCTGATAataaacatagaagtgtagaaagaagtgtctgatatatagacagatctacagtagtcatgtattcagtcactgtgtctcccacagatggatccagtaggcgaaatccaccagagagatgttccAGTCCTCGGTATTCCCAGAATTGCCCAGAGGaaagtcacaatgtcccagagaatcatcaggtagatgaagttgatccctataccaaatctatataggggtgtgtggagctttttggtcctgtggtcatagattttggtggtttcttatgttgatctgttagattctttgcactctctgctgtattgtactaaaCTGTTAcacatgtgaaatcagggggaagatctgaccaaTATTAAAGCAGaggatgaagcagaagaagagTGGTTGAGGGGCGCTCAACcatgtaagagtgaagtggaggaggacatTCCTGGAGGTattaccacaggtaagtaatattgaatttagaaagtgaattcaGGGGGTTTCTTGAGGTGAGGTTCCTCCTTGGTTTTACattacattaagggtatgttcacacgtgcacatcCGTTACGgccgaaatgacggggctgttttcaggagaaaacagccccgtcatttcagccgtaacggcatgtgcaggcgcttgaacgccgcgtccattacggatgtaattggcgctgcttttcattggagtcaatgaataacggctccatttacgtccaaagaagtgacaggacacttctttggcgcgggcgtctatttacgcgccgtcttttgacagcgacgcgtaaatatacgcctcgtgtgaacagacaaacgtcagcccattgctttcagtgggcagatgtttgtcaacgcattcaagccgtaatttcggacgtaattccaggcgtaaaacacccgaattacttccgtaatttggccatgtgaacataccctaacacttcagACAACATGTTATACATAGTGCTGGACCTGagtgagctgtgactgcacatagaagctcTCTACAAGGTGTtgatccggtcatgcactaggcttagtaTCAGATTTTGAGGGGCATCAGCTGCAATTAACAGCTGCAATAACAGCCAAGATCTGAGAAAACTCAGTTCAACCACTTGAGCACAAAGATCAATTCTGATAATTCTCTCGTTGACATTTCCAGCCTTGCACTGTGTGTGAAACCACCCTCACAGTGTCGTTTTTCGgccctttttatttgttttttttcaggcagaTGTTACATGACCGTTTATAGCAGGACAACAAATTCTAGAAAAGGagtcacctagtggcagtaacttcatacAGACTTTGCAAGGATAAATTAGACATTTTTTTGAAGAAAGCAAAATTGCTAGaggtcaggtatactattagattaacaCAAGTTTTTAATGAAAAGTTATTGTCCATTTAAAGTGTTTTTCAAAGATTTTTAAGGCTGGAATTAGGCATTACATTTTTGTGGCAGTATTTGGttctgttttttgagccaaagccagtggTGGTTTTGAAGGGAATGGCTCAAAGCTTTCCTTcctgctggatccacttctgactgaCTATAAAATAAACTGCATACAGccgaatatgtcataaatttgtCTACTTTGTGGTTTGAAAAATCTAAAATTCTCAAAATCtatttttaatcctaacagaagatgccagtaagaactctgagggaaacttcatgtTTTCGATAAATTATGAAatagaagatgaagatatcaagcagcagtcttcaggagaaaccACCATTGcccttaatgtacatccaggacttcacagtacagatctgTCATATAATTCCCCTAAACCTCTTActttacatgagagaattcacacaggggagaatccttattcatgttcagaatgtgggagatgttttacagaaaaatcaagtcttgttacacataagagaagtcacacaggggtaaaggcatattcatgttcagaatgtgggaagtgctTTAGAGAGAAAAGAGGTCTTACTTTACATGACCGAATTCACGCAggaaagccatattcatgttcagaatgtggaaaatgttttagagttaaatcaagtcttgttatacatgagagaattcacacaggggagaagccatattcatgttccgaatgtgggaaatgttttacagaaaaatcaactcttgttaaacatgagagaattcacacaggagagaaaccatattcatgttcagaatgtgggaaatgttttacagttaaatcaaatcttgttacacatgagagaagtcacacaggagagaagctgtattcatgttcagaatgtgggaagtcGTTTAGAGATAAAACACATCTTActttacatgagagaattcacacaggagtaaagccatattcatgttcagaatgtgggaaatgttttacagaaaaatcaaatcttgttaaacatgagagaagtcacacaggagagaagccgtattcatgttcagaatgtgggaaatgcttttcacgaaaatcacatcttgttacgcatgagagaagtcacacaggagagaacctgtattcatgttcagaatgtgggcaaTGTTTTATACAAAAATCACATCTTACTAAACATGAGAGGagacacacaggagagaagccatattcatgttcagaatgtggaaaatgttttacagaaaaatctaATTTTGTAAGCCATAAGAAAATTCACACGGGAGAAAAGCCATTCTCATGttctgaatgtgggaaatgctttagAGATAAAACAGAACTTGctaaacatgagagaattcataCAGGAGTGAAgccttattcatgttcagaatgtgggaaatgttttacagtaaAATCaactcttgttaaacatgagagaattcacacaggagagaagccgtattcatgttcagaatgtgggcaaTGTTTTATACAAAAATCACATCTTACTAAACATGAGAGGagacacacaggagagaagccatattcatgttcagaatgtggaaaatgttttacagaaaaatcaaATTTTGTAAGCCATAAGAAAATTCACACGGGAGAAAAGCCATTCTCATGttctgaatgtgggaaatgctttagAGATAAAACAGAACTTGctaaacatgagagaattcataCAGGAGTGAAGCCTTATTAGGAACGTCCGCACGCATACGCGAGTGTTCTTTTCCCCGCGATCCCCTCGCTTTAATGCTGAACGCCGCAGATGCCGTGCACTACCAGTCTCCAGAGGCCCCCCTGAAGATCCTGGGGTGACCCCTGGAGTGTGTGGTAAACTTGAGTGGGATTGACCGCCCTGACCCTGATTTTGCCCTCTCCTTTCTTTAAATGTATGTGGTGCGGGTCCGCTGTGACACCACAAATATCTTGGCTGGCCTGCTGTGATACCACCACTACCGTGCTATTGTCTCTGTGCTACTGCACTgtactgctccacctgtattgccCCCACCTATTATAGTACACCTGGCCTCCCTGTATCTGGGGGATTAATTCATTTTAGGGGAGCTTGTGCAAATTCTCTTAGGAGCTTTTGCGTGCCCAAGAGTGCCCTGAACTTTTAACATGACCACATTTGAGGAATAGGTTGCTAAACCTAAAAGCAAGCCACTGGATAAGCTAtttatctatattttatatattctagcctgctctcattaaaaaacAGTTGGCTGAAAACTTGTGATAAAACCTTGGACAAATGTACATTGAATTTTCACGAAGGTTGTTTTTCTGCCTGAAGTCCTTTATGTGCATAGTCTGCAATTGTCCGCAATATGAAccataccagaaaaaaatagagcATATAGCCAGAATTATATAAGAGTATAACCATTTTATTCCATaaatataacatacatttaaaaaaacatgtaattACAAGACTCTAGTGCAAACAATGTGGTATTGTAGAGCTCAACATGGAAGTTACTGAATGAAATGTAATGAAGTATAGAAAGACTGTACTgactttttataaataagtcattttattgtgcaaacgctaaaaaaaaggaccaaacctatatacatatggtatcgccgtaaccgtaccaactcgcagaataaagtaaaaatttcatttatagcgtacggtgagcgccgcaaaaagaaaacctagaaaacggtgtcagaattcctgtttttttgctcaggattgcaaaaaaattgaataaaaagtgataaaaaaaaaaatcgcatgtaccccaaaatggtaccaatgaaaactacagattgtcccgcaacaattaagccctcacacggctccggtggtgaaaaaataaaaaagttctggctttcagaatatgtcgatgcaaaatgtgcagagtgttccaaaagcggataacatcgggcgccatttatcagtgcgacaatggccacacatctatgaattattatttatttaccccattattataccctcttattatgccctgatgtactccgtacagattacacatgccccccacattataaactgaaataccagcaaaacccaaaacagaaaaactaccaagcaaaatctgcgctccaaaagcaaaatggcgttccctcccttctgagccctgcagcgtgccaaagcagcagtttgcgcccacacctatggcgtcgccatacccgagagaacccgcttaacgttttatgcactaaaatggaatatcggtggaaaattgcaattttccctttgaaccatccgttgcgcattaacccctttgcgcactatgacttaattgcccgtcatggtgcggcggttgatgtatgtagccggctcacgtgctctgctcgctccatacgctgcgggtgtcggctgtgtattacagcaggccccctcggtactaacggacaggtacagcgatcgctctgttacagaagcctgtaagaataacaatatactgcaatacattagtattgcagtgtattgtaccagcgatccaatgatcgctggatcaagtcccctaaggggattgattaataaaatgtgtagaagaattatagttattagtagtgagaattttttttttttaaagacaaaacaccttttcgcatttttcttctaaagtaatgtaaaaaaaatgaacaaaaatggtatcgctacgtccgtaaaagtccgaactattacaatataccattatttaatttgcacagtgcacaccttaaaaaaatttaataattgaaaccgccaaaatcgctgtttttttttttttgtcaccttcgctctaaaaaaaaaatgtaatacaacttttgaatcactttttatgtaccaaaaaatggtaccaataaaaactgcagctcctcccgcaagaaataagccctcacaccactctattaatggaaaaataaaaaagttatggctcttggaaagcggggagtgaaaatctaaaatatgaaagcaaaaaatggatcagtcctgaaagggttaattaatttctaataaaaaaacgtatgaccccatgtggggtatttccgtactcgggagacattgctttataaaaaatggttgtttttttccttctttatcccttgtgaaaatgagaaaattcaaaattttagtggaaaaaattttgatattcattttcgcgccctaattctaatacactctgcaaaagacccgtggggtgtaaatgctcactataccccatgaaaaattccttgaagggttttccaaaatggggtcacttttggtgggtttccactgttttggctcctccagtgcattgcaaatgcgacatggcaccaaaaaccattccagcaaaatcaaaaatccaaattgcgctccttcccttctgagccctgctgtgggtccaaacagcagtttattaccacatatggggtattgtcgtaatcgggagacattgctttacaaatgttggggtgcattttcttcgttattccttgtaaataataaaaatttctatgtttcagaaaaaagtagattttaatttttagactaattccaatatagttagcgaaaaacctgtgtggtcaaaatgctaactatacccctagataaataccttaaggggtctagttttcgaaatggggtcgtttatggggagtttctatcgttctggcagctcaaagcttctccaaatgtacagtgggcctaaaacattttcaagcaaaatatgagtccagaaagcctccgggtgcgcccttccttttgggccctgccgtgtgtccaaacaacgcattagggccacaatgtgggtatttttgaaaacaggagaaacagggtgatagattttgtggtgtgtttcttcattctcatgttcgctttataaagaaatcggtcttcaaactgatacttttatgaaaaaagtgaaataatttttttttcacctgatatgcattacatttagcaaagaactgtggcgtcaaaataattactatacacctaaataattacgttatggggtctagttttcgaaatggggtaatttatggggagtttctatcgttctggcagctcaaagcctctccaaatgtacagtggggcctaaaacattttcaagcaaaatatgagtcctgaaagcctccgggtgcgcccttccttttgggccctgccgtgtgtccaggcagcgcattagggccacaatgtgggtatttttgaaaacagggtgatagattttgtggtgtgtttcttcattttcatggtcgctttacaaagaaattaatcttcaaactgatacttttatgaaaaaaagtgagttttttttttcacctgctatgtattcaatttagcaaaaaactgtggggtcaaaatacttactatacccctaggtaaataccttaaggggtctagttttctaaatggggtcatttgtgggggtttccatcactctgagatttatgagcctctgaaaacctggcttggtgcaggaaaacaaaatgtacttcaaaatttataaaatgattattcaatttgtaagtcctctaaattgctgaaaatttattttattttttcaaaagtgctgccaaaatagagtaaagagatagaaatatatatttaattataaaaattgtacagtatgtgtgtacatatgtgacatattgcagttaaacataggggaaaatggtaatttttacaaaatttcttcaatttttctattctttaattaatttccgcaaatcgtatcagtctacttttaccactaaaataaagtacaacatgtgacgaaaaaacaatgtcagaattacttggatattcaaaactttcacagagttattctctgataaagtcatacataccagatttgacaaatctggcttggtcataaaGGtataaacatgcccggtcattaaggagttaagcaagtgaaatgcatgctcgatcgtgttgagatctggtgattgacttgtccattgcagaatattctacttctttgccttaaccccttgcgtacctttgacgtaatagtacgtcgctggccgcttattccagcgtaccttcgacgtactattacggcgcaggaataaactgtcactatgtgaaatcacatagtgacagaacagcggcggcagctgtcattgacagctaaccgtctctgctaccggcctggggaccaattagcagtccccaatgccggcgattgctgtgattggtcagtctctgaagactgaccaatcacagccgtctgttacatcgtctgcaggagaaagctcctgtcactttctctgatctcctcacttctgtgagatacgtgaggagatcagagaaagcggtgtaaaaaaaaacaaaacactttttgcgtatagtaacgccctgaggatgaagcgggcacaggagctgtgctcgctccatcttcatcggatgtcggctgtaatatacagccgacatcccactgcaactacagcgatcactgtcctctccgatcgctgtagtttaaccccttaaatgccgctgtcaatagcgacagcggcatttaagtgattgctacagagggagggggctccctctgcaccccattgcccccccccccgcgaaaaatcgcggggttctgatggttgcaatggcaaccaggaagcctagcaacggcttcctggttgccaggtacgggagcctattaggtcctgcccaaggcaggacgtaataggctcaactgtcagttgtaaagtgacagttacaatacactgcactacatcagtacatacagaagtagtgcaggggatcagaagatcagatcttccagtcccctagtatgtgtaaaataaaaagtgaaaaaaaagtaaaaaaaaaaatttagataaataaatacaagttttacataataaaaacaataatcgccttgtttccctgatcaagccctttataattagaaaaaaaagacaaaaactagacataataggtatcgccgcgttcgtatcggcctgacctaaaaaaatatagtattatttatcccgcacggtgaacaccgtaaaaaaaataccataaaaaacaatggcagaatttccttttttggtcacgtttccaaaaaaattgaataaaaagtgatcaaaaagtcgcgcgtagccaaacatggtaccaataaaaacgacagtgtgtcacgcaaaaaatgtatgtactccgcacagattacatatgcccccacattataaactgaaacaccagtaaaacactaaacaaaactactaccaagcaaaatctgcgctccaaaagccaaatggcgctgcttctgggcctggcagtgtgcccaaacagcggtttatgaccacatatggggtattaccgtactctggagaaccgcttaacaatttatggggcgtatgtctccagtggtacaagctgggcccaatgcattgggcactgaaatagcatatctgtggaaaatgtcaattttcaatctgcaacatccactgtgcactaatttctgcaaaacctttgggggtcaaaatgctcactacacttctagatgaattccttgaggggtgtagtttcctaaatggggtcacttctctggagttttcactgtactcgtacctcagcgcaatgcaacatggcgtcaaaaccaaattttgtaaaatctccactccaaaaacgaaattgcactttttcagtttagacccttgccgtgtgtccaaatagccgtttacaaccacatatggggtatttccgtaatcaggagaaattgtgtaacacattttggggtgtcttttctcctgtattccttgtggaaatgaaaaattctgagctaaatctacaggttattggaaaaaaaaaatgttttcattttcacggaccaattctaataaaatctataaaacacctgagggctcaaaatgctcactacacctctaatttaattctttctggggtatagtctccaaattgggatcacatctggggaatttctactgtactggtacttcagggactctgcaaatgcgacatggcccccagaaaccaattcagcaaaatctgagctgcaaaatccaaatggtgctccgtcccttctgagccctgccatgggtccaaacagcagtttattaccacatatggggtatttccgtaatcaggagaaattgctttacaaattttgaggtgctttttctcctttattccttataaaaattagaaaattctgtgttttttcccaaaaaaagtctcttttcatcttcacagactaattccaataaattcagcaaaaaacctgtggggtcaaaatgataactataccactagaaaaattccttgaggggtatagtttccaaaatggggtcacttttggggggattccactgtttaggtccctccagggcgttgcaaacgtgacacggcactgaaaaccattccagtaaaatcagagctccaaaatccaaatggtgctccgtcccttctgagccctgctgtgggtccaaacagcagtttattaccacatatggggtatttccgtaatcgcgagaaattgctttacaaatgttggggtgctttctctcctttatttcttgcaaaaattagaaatttttacgtttttccagaaaaaaagtagattttcattttcacagactacagaaaatatagcaaaatacctgtggggtcaaaatgctaactatacccctagataaattccctgaggggtgtagtttaaaaaatgggggtcacttttgggggtttccactgttttggcaccacaagacctcttcaaacctgacatggtgcctaaaatatattctgaaaaaaggaggccccaaaatcctctaggtgctcctttgcttctgaggcctgtgtttcagtccattatcacactagggccacatgtgggatatttctaaaaactgcagaatctgggcaataaatattgagttgcgtttctcaggtaaaaccttctgtggtacagaagaaaatgtattacatatgaattttgtaaaaaaaaatgaaatttgaaaatttcagctctactttccttaaattcctgtaaaacgcctaaagagttgaaacactttctgaatgctgttttggatactttgaggggtgcagttttcaaaatggggtgttttatgggggtttctaatatatagggcaatcaaaaccacttcagaactgaactcgtccctgaaaaaatcgctttttgaaattttcttaaaaatatgagaaattgctgctaaagttctaagccttgtgaggtcatagaaaaataaaaggatgttcaaaaaacgatgcaaacataaagtagacatatgggggatgttaattggtaactattttgtgtggtattactatctgttttacaagcagatacatttaaaatgggaaaaatcataatttcttcatattttcgctaaatgttggcgtttttcacaaataagcaatgaatttatcgaccaaatttttgcactaaactaaagtccaatgtgtcacgagaaaacaatctcagaatcaattggataggtaaaagcattccggagttattaccacataaagtgatacatgtcagatttgaaaaaatgggtctggtcctcaaggccaaaatgagctgggtactcaaggggttaaaaaactcctgggttgctttcgcagtatgttttgggtcattgtccatctgtactgtgaagctatgtccaatcaaccttgctgcatttggttgaatctgagcagaaagtagacattacacttcagaattcatccgactgcttctgtcttcagtcacatcatgaataaacactagtgacgcagtgcctttggcagccatgcatgcctatgccatcacactgcctccaccatgttttacagaggatgtagtTTCATagaggatcatgagccattccaagccttctccatacgttcttcctcccatcattctggtataggttgatcttagtttcatctgtccaaagaatgatgATCCAGAActaggctggcttctttacatgttgtttggcaaagtctaatctggactttctatttttgaggctgatttaatggtttgcaccttgtggtgaaccctctatttttgctgtcatgaagtcttctctttatgttagATTTACatgctgatacacctacttccaggagagtggtcttcacttgggtagatgttgtgaaggggtttttcttcaccatagaaaggattctgcgatcatccaccactgttgactTCCGTGggcatccaggccttttggagttcacgagatcaccagtgcactcttttttttttttttttttttccaagaatgtaccaaactgttgatttggtcacgcctaacatttgtgctatttctctgatggatttcttgatttttttcagCCTTATGATggtttgtttcacttgcattgagagctcctttgacctcatgtaggttcacagcaacagcttccaaatgcaaatgccacacctggcatcaactccagaccttttacctgcttaattgacgaaggattaacgagggaatagcccatgcagccctttaaaatagcttttgagataattgtccaattaccttttggaccattgaaaaaaaggcagctacatattaacctCTTCTCGcgcttctccgcaatagtacgtcctgcagaggggttagttcccgcatcaggacgtacagttgcggagtggttcccagcgcacactgtcctaacggacagtgtccgggaactgggaggtcagctgtccccgacagctgacactccagccttgccggtcaggggaccatcgccgctgatttcggcaataaaccccataaatgcggcgacgattgtgttcgccacatttaagtggtttgaagcacatcggcagcccccacgaagtgattgtgggggctgccgatgcttgtcgtgtcaatcggaggtcagacaatgacctccgggttgccatgtacggaagcctcggaggagcagcctattttttggtcaccacccctctcaaaatagagaataaaaagtgatcaaaaagtcgcatgtacccgaaaatagtaccgataaaaactacaacccgtcccgcaaaaaacaagcccttacacagcttttttgactgaaaaataaaaaagttatgcctctcagaatatggtgacacagaaaataaattttataaaaaagtgtttttatttagcaaacgctgcaaaacctaaaaatatacatatggtatcgccgtaattgtaccgacctgcagaataaagtaatatTGTCATTTAtggtgcacggtgaacgcagcaaaaaataacctaaaaaacattgtcagaattgcttgtttttggtcacccggtttgcaaaaaaatgtaataaaaagtgataaaaaaaatcgcatgtaccccaaaatggtaccaatgaaaa contains these protein-coding regions:
- the LOC142667536 gene encoding uncharacterized protein LOC142667536 yields the protein MISSFSFLHKDVCSTRSSSSSSFLIFSSTTFLLLNDPARMDKDRDEMSRRILNFTLEIIYLLSGEEYTIVKKTSGECTTPIIHESAGWSGSQCPITEPAPHSRIHEKKILELIYKMTELLTGEVPIRCQDVSVYFSMEEWEYLKGDKDLYEEVMMENFCPRTPHDVCSTRSSSSSSFLNFSSTTFLLLNDPPRMDKYVNEMSRKILNFTLEIIYLLSGEEYTIVKKTSGDCTTPIIHESEGWCSSQSPITEPPPHSRIHEKKILELIYKMTELLTGEVPIRCQDVTVYLSMEEWEYLEGHKDLYEEVMMENYRPRTSQDGSSRRNPPERCSSPRYSQNCPEESHNVPENHQGEDLTNIKAEDEAEEEWLRGAQPCKSEVEEDIPGGITTEDASKNSEGNFMFSINYEIEDEDIKQQSSGETTIALNVHPGLHSTDLSYNSPKPLTLHERIHTGENPYSCSECGRCFTEKSSLVTHKRSHTGVKAYSCSECGKCFREKRGLTLHDRIHAGKPYSCSECGKCFRVKSSLVIHERIHTGEKPYSCSECGKCFTEKSTLVKHERIHTGEKPYSCSECGKCFTVKSNLVTHERSHTGEKLYSCSECGKSFRDKTHLTLHERIHTGVKPYSCSECGKCFTEKSNLVKHERSHTGEKPYSCSECGKCFSRKSHLVTHERSHTGENLYSCSECGQCFIQKSHLTKHERRHTGEKPYSCSECGKCFTEKSNFVSHKKIHTGEKPFSCSECGKCFRDKTELAKHERIHTGVKPYSCSECGKCFTVKSTLVKHERIHTGEKPYSCSECGQCFIQKSHLTKHERRHTGEKPYSCSECGKCFTEKSNFVSHKKIHTGEKPFSCSECGKCFRDKTELAKHERIHTGVKPY